CTTTACAATGTTACCACCATATTCGTAACTTTCTTCCCAATGAAAACCAAGCTCGTCTTCTAATAAAATATTTCCTTTTAAATCATAAATAGACTTCCTCATGTCTAATTTTTGAATAACACATTTTATTTTACTAGTAACTATTTGGTAATAATCTGGTTCTTCTGATATCTCTAGAAAATTATATCCATGCAATTGAGTTTTATCAATGGCATAAGAAAAATCATTACTAAAATATCCTTTTGTAGTAAATCGAAAACGCAGTAAACTATCTCTTAAAATGGTAACTTTTAAAACAACACTATTATCGGTGTTAAAATAAATTGAATCCCCTTCCAGTTTAAAAGAGACTATTTTTGATGGGTATAGATCCCCTTTATATTCTAATTCTGTATTAGTAATCATGGAATTGTGGTATTATTAATAAGATGTTTTGTTTCTTTCCAAACCTACAAAAAATCTCTATTAGCCTTTTAAAATAAGGACTTTATTCACAAAAAAGTTGTAATAGAAATTAAATATTGTTGTAAAGTTCCTTTTATTAAGCTGAACTTTACAACAATATTAAAAAACAATTCTATGATATCTTGAAAACATTAACACTTAACGGAGGAAGCAGTAATTCAATAGAATAGTCCCTTCCGTCATAAGGAGAGGATTCAATTGTTAATTTATCAGAATTAATTACACCACTACCTCCATATATTATTGCATCACTATTAAAAATTTCTTTGATTTTTCCTTTTTTAGGAAGACCTATTCTATAATTAGGGCGAACAATTTGAGTAAAATTACAAACCACAATCAAATCCTCTTTCGGTTTATTTCCTTTTCGAATAAATGAAAAAACAGCATTTTGATGGTCTGAATAATTAATCCATTCAAAACCTTCTGGATTAAACTGCTTTTCATGCAAAGCAGGTTCCGTTTTGTATAAATTATTTAAATCAGTAATCAATTTCTTTATCCCTTCATGAAAAGGATATTGTAACAAATGCCAATCTAAACTTCCTTCAAAATTCCACTCTGCACTTTGTCCAAATTCACAACCCATAAACAATAATTTGGTTCCTGGATGTGTAAACATATAACCGTAAAGTAATCTTAAATTAGCAAATTTTTGCCATTCATCACCAGGCATCCTGCCAGCAATTGATTTTTTACCATACACCACTTCATCATGAGATAAAGGCAGCATGAAATTTTCAGAAAAAGTATACGTCATCGAAAATGTCAATTCATTTTGATGGTATTTGCGATAAACCGTTTCTTTTTGAAAATATTCTAAAGTATCATGCATCCAACCCATCATCCATTTCATTCCAAATCCCAATCCACCAACAGATGTTGGTCTTGAAACCATTGGAAACGAAGTACTTTCTTCTGCTATCGTTTGTACTCCTTCATAATTAGAGTAAACAGCTTCATTAAATTCTTTCAAAAAACTAATGGTATCTAGATTTTCTCTACCTCCATAAATATTTGGTTCCCATTCACCATCATTTCTTGAATAATCTAAATACAACATCGAAGCAACGGCATCTACTCGTAAACCATCAGCATGATAGTACTGCAACCAGAATAAAGCATTACTAATTAAAAAGGAACGAACTTCATTTCGTCCATAATTAAACACTAAACTTTTCCAATCAGGATGATATCCTTTTCTTCGATCTGGGTGTTCAAAAAGATTAGAACCATCAAAGAACCCTAAACCATGTGCGTCGTCAGGAAAATGTGATGGAACCCAGTCTAAAATAACACCTATCCCAGCTTGATGCAGCTTATCAACTAAAACCATAAAATCTTGTGGTTTACCAAAACGAGATGTCGGTGCAAAATAACCAACTAATTGATAACCCCATGAAGGATCATAAGGATATTCCATTATAGGCATAAATTCCACATGAGTAAAACCAGTTTCTTTTACATAGTTTACTAAATCCTCAGCAAATTCTAGATAAGTCAAAAAACGATTTTCTTCAGCATGACGTTTCCAAGATCCCAAATGAACTTCATAAACAGAATAAGGTTTGTCTAATCCATTATGGTCTTGGCGTGATTTCATCCATTTAGTATCATCCCATTTGTAGTCTAAATCCCAAATTACTGAGGCCGTATGTGGTGGTTGCTCACAATAAAAAGCAAACGGATCTGCTTTTTCAGTAATAATCCCATCATTATTAGATTGAATTTTATATTTATAGGTAGTTCCTTTTTCAATATTTGGAATAAAACCTTCCCATATTCCTGAAGAATCCCATCTTACTTGCAACAAATGTTCTCCTTGTTTCCAAAAATTAAAATCTCCAACTACAGAAACGGAATGAGCTGTAGGTGCCCAAACGGCAAAATACACTCCTTTTACACCATCTAACTCAATCAAATGCGCCCCAAGCTTTTCATAGAGTCTATAATGTTTCCCAGCTTTGAATAAGTTAATATCAAAGTCAGTAAAAAGAGAATGCGTGATAACTTTACTCATATGGCAATTTTATAGTTCTAATGTTTAATTCATTAGAATATTAGTTTAAAAACAGTTTAATAACTTAATTAATTTTGCAATTATCCGGTATTACTGAACCTTTTTTAATTACAACAATTCCTTCTCTGATAGAATACAAATCATTTGAAAAATCTTCTAAATGCTTTCCTCCATTGATATAAACATCATTCCCAATTCTACAATTTTTATCAACTAGAGCATTGTTAATAAAACATCTTTCCCCTATTCCCATTAAAATTTTATTATTCGCTTTTTCTTCATCCATTATATCAATGCTTTGATAAAAATCATTACCCATAACATAGGAGTTTTGAATAATTGTTTCATCGCCAATTCTAGAACGAATTCCTATAACTGATTTTTTAATTTCTTTGGCACTTATGATACAACCTTCTGAAATAAGTGATTGCTCAATAAGTGTATTACGGAATTTTGATGGAGGCAATAATCTAGGTCTAGTGTAAATTTTATTTTCATTATCAAATAAATTAAATTTTGGAACATCATCAGTAAGACCTATGTTAGCTTCAAAAAAAGAATCAATATTACCAATATCAGTCCAATACCCTTCATATTGATAGCTTAATATTTTTTTATTTCCAACAGCTTGCGGTATAATTTCTTTACCAAAATCTTTGGTATCAGGATTTGCCATTAAATCAATTAATAATTTTCTATTGAAAATATAAATCCCCATTGAAGCAAGATAATGCTTTCCTTCACTTTTCATTTGCTCACTTACATTTGATTCCCAATCAGGCAACAATGAAGCAGCTGGTTTTTCAATAAATGATTCAATACAGCTTTCGCTATTAGTTTTTAGAATACCAAACTCGGGAGC
The Flavobacterium sp. WC2421 genome window above contains:
- the glgB gene encoding 1,4-alpha-glucan branching protein GlgB, yielding MSKVITHSLFTDFDINLFKAGKHYRLYEKLGAHLIELDGVKGVYFAVWAPTAHSVSVVGDFNFWKQGEHLLQVRWDSSGIWEGFIPNIEKGTTYKYKIQSNNDGIITEKADPFAFYCEQPPHTASVIWDLDYKWDDTKWMKSRQDHNGLDKPYSVYEVHLGSWKRHAEENRFLTYLEFAEDLVNYVKETGFTHVEFMPIMEYPYDPSWGYQLVGYFAPTSRFGKPQDFMVLVDKLHQAGIGVILDWVPSHFPDDAHGLGFFDGSNLFEHPDRRKGYHPDWKSLVFNYGRNEVRSFLISNALFWLQYYHADGLRVDAVASMLYLDYSRNDGEWEPNIYGGRENLDTISFLKEFNEAVYSNYEGVQTIAEESTSFPMVSRPTSVGGLGFGMKWMMGWMHDTLEYFQKETVYRKYHQNELTFSMTYTFSENFMLPLSHDEVVYGKKSIAGRMPGDEWQKFANLRLLYGYMFTHPGTKLLFMGCEFGQSAEWNFEGSLDWHLLQYPFHEGIKKLITDLNNLYKTEPALHEKQFNPEGFEWINYSDHQNAVFSFIRKGNKPKEDLIVVCNFTQIVRPNYRIGLPKKGKIKEIFNSDAIIYGGSGVINSDKLTIESSPYDGRDYSIELLLPPLSVNVFKIS
- a CDS encoding glucose-1-phosphate adenylyltransferase — its product is MKAKKNNVVSIILGGGQGSRLYPLTATRSKPAVPIAGKYRLVDIPISNCMNSDIKRMFVLTQFNSASLNAHIKNTYTFNAFSQAFVDILAAEQTPDNPTWFQGTADAVRQCMPHFLNHDFDYALILSGDQLYQMDFNEMLDEHIKHGADITIATLPVNAKDAPEFGILKTNSESCIESFIEKPAASLLPDWESNVSEQMKSEGKHYLASMGIYIFNRKLLIDLMANPDTKDFGKEIIPQAVGNKKILSYQYEGYWTDIGNIDSFFEANIGLTDDVPKFNLFDNENKIYTRPRLLPPSKFRNTLIEQSLISEGCIISAKEIKKSVIGIRSRIGDETIIQNSYVMGNDFYQSIDIMDEEKANNKILMGIGERCFINNALVDKNCRIGNDVYINGGKHLEDFSNDLYSIREGIVVIKKGSVIPDNCKIN